The following are encoded in a window of Rubellicoccus peritrichatus genomic DNA:
- a CDS encoding RHS repeat-associated core domain-containing protein → MNMSYFSKLRQYLLVGISLLAVTAMSFAAHDPGDTPAPQPGPEQPNCPEDDGDEGDREEPKCKEDNTEYPDNDEEDKGCDDSQAGDPFYLFSGEFYYEKAFLSQPEQQVPFRVEFRYSTYSSYNGPFGSRWSMNYNMRIYETDDSPARLIFRDDKAVLNEFEYNSADDVYELADSYVMDKITFDSGRPYPYILRRQGAGSIRYYFDAQGLLRVISQGDLYGTTPVNGVYIDYVESAGLAQKLPVKGLPLLTNLKDQSTVELVTVIRDYRITSVREFEAAPTPVALASDMVGTGSGAPLTGREFNMLYYPSGHLKSVTDQSMRTLFLEYDSNGYGELVKLTTGLSDGTSAPTDGVSYDYSYYSDASTEATKSYFRYMKTFSGEGCGDCTQRALTYYDEIDDSTTDYAGWVKTQIQAQGAGESIAVAYHMVGETIPYTDVTFTINTEDVSGNALTQYREERSYWMQDTFDTYRLRRKEILRPTDTNPNPAFNDPTSTTLSNDNYAVQYFYYGDGLGGPNSSTDGYSAWRARRKILPNGSDVYYYYDTNDYLKKRTRTVDADTILVQQYARDDSGDLLREAMYLTTAAGVLKGTVSLMAYEYDSAGQNTFKHRLKTDYTNVSGDIANWPIPAFSTADTYTTTEMRYNSAGLMIADIDANGIATLYEYNPPASAVDYPWAPSAEYRDMNGNYLIDVGDILIASYTYDAYGYLDTKTDANGGVYDYDYNEFGDIERIEDPLGFVTIREYDTTTRKLISEETGVKFSAPGVRDTNVVSRKTKFTYDGLYRLDTVFRFDESDNQVPQVRYTYDNEGNRLTIQQVTTLGALTAGEYSIGSTFIERSTYSVMGWMTAAVTPFPAYDGQGGATEVVVNYEYDAGGRMIKMVAPNPDTDAASATVTTKYEYDGRDQRTLETQAFGDPLERSMAYDYDVFGNTTKITYTSGSDTALTRFYYDNLGRQVGINWDPDNATPDPDGARQLPKLMTYDDVGNMLTQTDGGGFSIDSNGAIVERSGGGGNTTVYQIDKFNRIKGINWDFSSDAPLASYEGLLPQKMVYDNVGNALSATDGEGNTTYLRYDAMNQPTEISVPKGNDFGASALSGNWWEIATNVLQSVAYDAWGQRLNVTQLAGGIDTSTYDRFGRLKTNTDLAGLFLTYTYDNLDQIDSVIYPEVVGTTAGTTTIVNTYNSVNPRLIDSLTDRAGLSTDFTYITSFRRETVNSSQNATTTYTYNALGQLESEKNDLNQTTSYTYDQFNQRLTITYPDHSAQAERVQVLAYDAFGQLSSQRGAATYDVDYDYDLAGNRAAMTTYYGDNDPLDTSVTTWGFNVRNQMTQKTYADNTYYDYAYDDAGNLSERTDGKQRLTKYYYDAFNNLTITDYQNDGDVLLEYDDFGRLIKMWEGGTTTAGVYAPAEPAADQEWTYFPSNLIDTHTQRSVGYEVAYTYTSESQRDTRKVRPIGGSDWTLDYSYDSAGRMDSIKDTAISSTAFSYTYKSDANLIEDLVNPSNSKIKRTYDILGRLKKIETLDQSLGVIDSYAYNYNDVGLREDETLANNDVRVFTYDERRQLTDAVIASSSYNYGWGYDPIGNRLGYDNDGDDQYDVIYDPNKLNQYGNVTGLGDMTYNDNGSLTNTQNGGITYVWDEENRLVEVYDSAKRSVYTYDGLSKRIRKQDYVDSSGSWVLDSDTQYVYDDKLVIVDLVDDDLGGASLHTPKRYYTRGLDITQTLNGAGGVGSLIALREIGADSYFYYYDGNGNVTGLIKTDDTVAASYSYDPFGNVLSSSVGLGQTNPYQFSTKEYEKDWDLNYYLYRFYSPELGRWLSRDPIMENGGYNLYSFVRNQPINLYDILGLQACCKGGKSVHPIDHCCRPQFNAHADAQVRLDQLHEAIDTVQEQLEDAITGLLAVAELKRRADNFRDAMCRSWRAILPSCRAAVALAMAMDLQQDAAKAEVDRQRAGLERLLDDLPDLTENKNIKYKALQDCLKKYD, encoded by the coding sequence ATGAATATGAGTTACTTCAGCAAACTTCGCCAATATCTATTGGTCGGCATTTCTTTATTGGCTGTTACAGCCATGAGTTTTGCTGCGCATGATCCGGGCGATACACCAGCACCGCAGCCTGGGCCAGAACAGCCTAATTGTCCTGAAGATGACGGAGACGAGGGAGATCGTGAAGAGCCCAAGTGTAAAGAAGACAACACGGAGTATCCTGACAACGATGAAGAAGACAAGGGATGTGATGATAGTCAGGCAGGTGACCCTTTCTATCTCTTCTCCGGTGAGTTTTACTACGAGAAAGCTTTTCTTTCGCAACCCGAGCAACAAGTCCCGTTCAGAGTAGAATTTCGATATAGTACTTATTCGAGTTATAACGGCCCGTTTGGTTCACGTTGGTCGATGAACTACAATATGCGTATCTACGAGACGGATGATTCTCCTGCGCGGCTTATTTTTCGCGATGACAAGGCCGTTCTTAATGAATTTGAATACAATAGTGCAGATGACGTCTATGAATTAGCGGACAGCTATGTCATGGACAAAATTACCTTTGATTCTGGGCGCCCTTACCCATACATATTGCGCCGACAAGGGGCTGGTTCGATTCGCTATTATTTTGATGCTCAAGGCTTACTCCGTGTCATTAGTCAGGGGGATCTCTACGGCACGACCCCGGTCAATGGAGTTTACATTGATTATGTCGAGTCGGCAGGTTTAGCGCAGAAGCTTCCAGTGAAAGGGCTGCCATTGCTGACTAATCTGAAAGATCAATCCACAGTTGAGCTTGTCACAGTGATACGTGACTACCGTATTACCAGTGTACGTGAATTCGAGGCTGCGCCGACACCAGTGGCTTTGGCTTCTGATATGGTTGGAACAGGCTCAGGTGCACCTCTGACCGGGCGAGAATTCAATATGCTTTATTACCCTTCCGGACACTTGAAATCTGTTACTGATCAATCGATGCGCACACTCTTTTTGGAATATGACTCGAATGGTTATGGTGAGTTGGTCAAGCTGACAACAGGCCTTTCTGACGGTACTTCTGCTCCAACTGATGGTGTCAGCTACGACTATAGCTATTATAGTGATGCATCTACTGAGGCTACGAAATCCTACTTCCGCTATATGAAAACGTTTAGCGGTGAAGGTTGTGGGGATTGCACACAACGTGCACTAACTTACTATGATGAAATTGATGATAGCACCACCGATTACGCTGGTTGGGTGAAAACTCAGATTCAAGCTCAAGGAGCAGGTGAGTCTATTGCTGTTGCCTATCACATGGTGGGAGAAACGATTCCCTACACGGATGTTACATTTACCATTAATACTGAAGATGTTAGTGGGAATGCGCTCACACAGTATCGCGAAGAACGCAGCTATTGGATGCAGGACACTTTCGACACATACCGTTTGCGTCGCAAGGAGATATTGCGCCCAACAGATACAAATCCAAATCCTGCTTTTAACGATCCTACTTCAACGACCTTGAGCAATGACAATTATGCAGTGCAGTACTTCTACTATGGGGATGGCTTGGGAGGCCCCAATTCGAGTACTGATGGATATTCAGCCTGGCGAGCACGGAGAAAGATTCTTCCAAATGGATCGGATGTTTATTACTATTACGACACGAACGATTATCTTAAAAAACGCACGCGAACAGTTGATGCTGATACCATACTAGTGCAGCAGTATGCCCGCGATGATTCTGGAGATCTTTTGCGTGAAGCAATGTATTTGACCACTGCGGCAGGAGTACTCAAGGGAACGGTAAGTCTGATGGCATATGAATATGATAGTGCCGGGCAAAATACTTTTAAGCACAGACTGAAGACTGATTATACGAATGTCAGCGGTGACATTGCGAATTGGCCAATTCCGGCCTTCTCAACGGCTGACACTTATACCACTACTGAAATGCGGTATAACAGCGCAGGTCTCATGATTGCAGATATTGATGCCAATGGAATTGCCACACTTTACGAATATAATCCGCCCGCTAGTGCAGTCGACTATCCTTGGGCACCTTCAGCGGAGTATCGTGATATGAACGGTAATTATCTGATTGATGTCGGTGATATCCTCATCGCATCATATACATACGACGCATATGGCTATTTAGATACAAAAACGGATGCGAACGGTGGTGTCTACGATTACGACTACAATGAATTTGGCGATATTGAACGCATTGAAGACCCACTGGGCTTTGTGACCATTCGTGAGTATGATACGACTACGCGGAAGTTGATCTCAGAAGAAACAGGTGTTAAATTCAGCGCTCCAGGAGTTCGCGACACAAATGTTGTATCTCGTAAGACAAAATTCACCTATGACGGCCTCTATCGTTTAGATACAGTTTTCCGTTTCGATGAGAGCGACAATCAGGTGCCACAGGTGAGGTACACTTACGACAATGAGGGCAACAGATTGACCATTCAACAAGTCACTACGCTTGGAGCCTTAACTGCCGGCGAATACTCGATTGGAAGCACATTCATCGAACGCTCAACTTACAGTGTCATGGGATGGATGACGGCTGCTGTTACTCCATTTCCTGCTTATGACGGACAGGGTGGAGCAACGGAAGTTGTGGTTAATTACGAATATGATGCTGGTGGGCGTATGATTAAAATGGTCGCTCCAAATCCTGATACCGATGCGGCCTCCGCTACGGTTACCACAAAGTACGAATATGATGGGCGTGATCAGAGAACACTGGAAACTCAAGCCTTCGGTGATCCACTAGAACGTTCGATGGCATATGATTACGATGTTTTTGGGAATACCACAAAAATCACTTATACCAGTGGTAGTGATACTGCGCTTACTCGTTTTTACTATGATAATCTCGGGCGTCAGGTCGGTATCAATTGGGATCCGGATAATGCCACTCCCGATCCTGATGGTGCCCGGCAATTGCCGAAGCTTATGACTTATGATGATGTTGGTAATATGCTGACTCAAACCGATGGTGGTGGCTTTTCCATTGATTCAAATGGTGCAATTGTTGAGCGTAGCGGTGGTGGCGGTAACACAACTGTTTATCAAATTGATAAATTTAATCGAATCAAAGGCATCAATTGGGATTTTAGCTCAGACGCACCATTGGCAAGCTACGAAGGCTTACTTCCACAGAAGATGGTATATGATAATGTAGGTAATGCTCTTTCTGCGACTGATGGAGAAGGCAACACAACTTATCTTCGCTATGATGCCATGAACCAACCGACAGAAATTTCTGTGCCTAAAGGAAATGATTTTGGGGCCTCTGCATTAAGCGGGAATTGGTGGGAAATAGCGACTAATGTTCTGCAATCTGTGGCTTATGATGCCTGGGGGCAACGGTTGAACGTTACTCAACTCGCTGGAGGTATAGATACATCTACTTATGACCGCTTTGGTCGACTTAAGACAAATACTGATCTTGCCGGACTCTTTTTGACCTATACTTATGATAATCTAGACCAAATTGATAGTGTTATATATCCAGAGGTTGTGGGGACGACTGCAGGGACGACTACAATTGTGAATACTTATAACAGTGTTAATCCAAGGCTGATCGATAGCCTTACAGACAGGGCGGGTTTAAGTACTGATTTTACCTATATCACTAGCTTTCGGCGTGAAACCGTCAACAGCTCGCAAAATGCAACCACCACTTACACATACAATGCATTAGGTCAGTTAGAATCGGAAAAGAATGACTTGAATCAAACGACTTCATACACATACGATCAGTTCAACCAAAGGCTCACCATTACTTATCCGGATCATAGCGCTCAAGCCGAACGTGTGCAGGTCCTGGCCTATGATGCCTTCGGTCAGCTTTCCTCCCAGCGGGGTGCCGCTACTTATGATGTCGATTATGATTACGATCTGGCTGGGAATCGTGCTGCAATGACAACGTATTATGGTGACAATGATCCATTGGATACTTCTGTTACCACTTGGGGATTCAATGTGCGTAACCAGATGACCCAAAAAACATATGCTGATAACACTTATTATGACTATGCTTACGACGATGCTGGTAATTTGTCGGAACGCACGGATGGCAAGCAAAGGCTGACAAAATATTACTATGATGCATTTAATAATTTGACGATCACTGATTATCAGAATGATGGTGATGTTCTGCTGGAGTATGATGATTTCGGTAGGCTGATCAAAATGTGGGAAGGTGGTACAACTACCGCTGGAGTTTATGCCCCGGCAGAGCCAGCGGCAGACCAGGAATGGACCTACTTCCCGAGTAACTTGATTGATACACATACACAGCGTTCCGTTGGTTATGAAGTGGCTTACACTTATACCAGCGAAAGTCAGCGAGATACCAGGAAGGTTCGCCCCATCGGCGGCTCTGATTGGACACTTGATTACAGTTATGATTCAGCGGGGCGGATGGATTCCATTAAGGATACTGCAATTAGTAGTACCGCTTTCAGTTATACCTACAAATCTGATGCGAATTTAATAGAAGACTTGGTGAATCCAAGTAATTCAAAAATTAAGCGTACTTACGATATCCTTGGACGGCTTAAGAAAATTGAGACTCTGGATCAAAGTCTAGGCGTCATAGATTCCTATGCTTACAACTATAATGACGTTGGTTTGAGAGAAGATGAGACACTCGCTAATAACGACGTTCGAGTTTTTACTTATGATGAGCGACGGCAACTTACTGATGCAGTGATTGCTTCATCATCCTATAACTATGGTTGGGGTTATGACCCAATTGGTAATCGTTTGGGCTATGACAATGATGGTGATGACCAATATGATGTGATCTATGATCCAAATAAGCTTAATCAGTATGGTAATGTTACGGGCTTGGGCGACATGACTTACAATGATAATGGTAGTTTGACCAATACTCAAAATGGCGGGATTACATACGTATGGGATGAGGAAAACCGTCTTGTGGAAGTTTACGATAGTGCTAAAAGGTCCGTGTATACTTATGACGGATTGAGTAAGCGGATTCGTAAGCAGGATTATGTTGATTCCAGTGGGAGTTGGGTCCTTGATTCCGATACACAGTATGTCTACGATGATAAGCTAGTGATTGTCGATCTTGTTGACGATGATCTTGGTGGGGCTAGCCTGCATACGCCCAAGCGTTACTATACCCGAGGACTTGATATTACCCAGACACTTAATGGCGCAGGCGGTGTTGGTAGCCTGATTGCTTTGCGAGAAATCGGGGCAGATAGCTACTTTTACTATTATGATGGCAATGGCAATGTGACTGGTCTCATTAAAACTGATGATACTGTTGCGGCTTCTTACAGCTATGACCCTTTCGGCAATGTCCTCTCTTCAAGTGTCGGCCTGGGGCAAACCAATCCCTATCAATTCTCAACCAAAGAATATGAAAAAGACTGGGATCTGAATTACTACCTATATCGATTTTATTCACCGGAGCTGGGGAGATGGCTAAGTCGCGATCCGATTATGGAAAATGGAGGCTATAATCTATATTCATTCGTGAGAAATCAGCCGATCAATTTGTATGACATACTAGGGTTACAGGCGTGTTGTAAGGGTGGCAAATCTGTGCACCCAATTGATCACTGTTGTCGTCCACAATTCAATGCACACGCAGATGCTCAAGTGAGATTGGATCAATTACATGAAGCAATTGATACTGTTCAGGAGCAGCTGGAAGATGCTATTACTGGTTTACTTGCTGTGGCTGAACTGAAGCGTCGTGCCGATAACTTCCGGGATGCAATGTGTCGTAGCTGGAGAGCGATATTGCCTAGTTGCCGTGCTGCTGTGGCACTTGCTATGGCCATGGATTTGCAACAAGACGCTGCAAAAGCAGAAGTTGATCGACAAAGAGCAGGTTTGGAGCGTTTATTAGACGATCTTCCTGATCTTACGGAGAATAAAAATATAAAATACAAAGCACTTCAAGATTGCCTCAAAAAATATGATTAG
- a CDS encoding extracellular solute-binding protein, with product MATQKKIWVFIPLLITLLFGCGPKDNNGESNRVVVYTSWDQPHSRPILQKFEEQTGIKVDAVYDAEASKTAGLVNRLIAEKNNPRADVFWNSEIVRTLVLKEKEVLAPYKPPAWEETPSSFRDPEGYWTGFAGRARVLIYNTDLITNPPTELKALTESEWKGRATIANPLFGTTSTEVATWFSLWGSEKAEGFLMALKNNDVIISTGNATAKDAVASGEVPIGLTDTDDAWGAMQNNKPVDMVFLDQAGEGALLIPNTVCLIKGAPNETNAKKLIDFLTSREVSEMLANSRAGQIPLKKDIPAPSHVEAWASKKFKQVDFEAAYKELDPAMQFVRDEFLEAR from the coding sequence ATGGCAACACAGAAGAAAATATGGGTATTTATCCCGCTACTGATTACACTCTTATTTGGCTGTGGGCCGAAGGATAATAACGGCGAATCAAACCGGGTGGTTGTTTATACCTCATGGGATCAGCCGCATTCACGTCCCATTCTCCAGAAGTTTGAGGAGCAAACCGGAATTAAGGTCGATGCAGTTTACGATGCGGAAGCCTCCAAGACCGCCGGTCTCGTTAATCGCCTGATTGCGGAGAAGAACAATCCCAGAGCCGACGTGTTTTGGAACTCCGAAATCGTTCGCACCCTTGTTTTGAAGGAGAAGGAAGTGCTCGCTCCCTACAAGCCACCGGCTTGGGAAGAGACGCCATCATCGTTCCGTGATCCCGAGGGTTATTGGACAGGTTTTGCGGGACGTGCGCGTGTGCTCATTTACAACACCGATCTTATCACCAATCCACCGACCGAGCTCAAGGCATTGACTGAGTCCGAGTGGAAGGGTAGGGCAACAATCGCGAACCCTCTCTTTGGCACAACTTCAACCGAAGTGGCCACCTGGTTCAGCCTTTGGGGATCGGAAAAAGCCGAGGGTTTCCTCATGGCTTTGAAAAACAACGACGTGATTATCTCGACCGGAAACGCGACGGCGAAAGATGCAGTCGCGAGCGGTGAAGTGCCGATTGGCTTGACGGACACCGACGATGCCTGGGGGGCGATGCAGAATAATAAGCCAGTCGATATGGTTTTTCTCGATCAGGCAGGTGAGGGAGCATTGTTGATTCCTAATACGGTCTGTCTGATCAAAGGCGCTCCCAATGAAACGAACGCCAAGAAGCTGATCGATTTTTTGACCAGCCGCGAAGTTTCTGAAATGCTGGCCAACTCTCGCGCCGGTCAGATTCCTTTGAAGAAGGATATTCCCGCTCCATCTCATGTTGAAGCCTGGGCTTCAAAGAAGTTCAAGCAGGTGGATTTTGAAGCGGCCTACAAAGAGCTCGATCCTGCGATGCAGTTTGTCCGTGACGAGTTCCTGGAGGCTCGTTAG
- a CDS encoding ABC transporter ATP-binding protein, whose translation MSILKAQHISKRLGKVQVLADVSLELVTGRSHALLGKSGSGKTTLARILSSLDKADSGDMKIEKDKRVVLVQQDFVIWPSLTVRENVALGVTPGVNKKEIANIVLDSLSKVRLDGLAERKAGELSYGQQQRVALARALVSGADVLILDEPFAHLDPQGRRAIWRELAFSFGESGVTSLWITHNPADAFPVADMVFCLEDGKIIQQGIPADIYLHPVNRSIAEFSGRLNILEYEDWKELGLSPPDSVKNGQSVGIRPESLTLVSDESGLWLGSDTNESFAGLGYSYSIPLKQGRECLVTMLDRIDSDKRYRLKFSGMLCWQDK comes from the coding sequence ATGAGTATTTTAAAAGCGCAACATATAAGCAAACGACTGGGTAAAGTTCAGGTTTTGGCGGATGTATCCCTGGAACTAGTTACTGGTAGGAGCCATGCGCTCTTGGGCAAAAGTGGTTCTGGCAAGACGACACTGGCGCGTATTCTGAGTTCATTGGACAAGGCTGATTCCGGTGATATGAAGATCGAAAAGGACAAACGGGTTGTCCTTGTTCAGCAGGATTTTGTCATCTGGCCGAGTTTGACTGTCAGAGAAAACGTTGCTCTGGGAGTAACACCAGGTGTGAATAAAAAAGAAATAGCTAACATCGTGTTGGATTCACTTTCAAAGGTGAGACTCGATGGTTTGGCTGAACGTAAAGCTGGTGAATTATCTTACGGACAGCAACAACGTGTTGCCTTGGCTCGTGCACTGGTTTCCGGAGCTGATGTTCTTATTTTGGACGAACCCTTCGCTCACCTTGATCCACAAGGTCGCCGGGCAATATGGCGAGAATTAGCGTTTTCATTCGGCGAGAGTGGAGTGACCAGCCTCTGGATTACGCATAATCCTGCTGACGCTTTTCCGGTAGCTGATATGGTTTTTTGTTTAGAAGATGGAAAAATTATTCAGCAAGGCATACCAGCAGATATTTACCTTCATCCGGTTAACCGCTCGATCGCGGAATTCAGCGGTCGGCTGAATATCTTGGAATATGAAGACTGGAAGGAGCTCGGACTGTCGCCCCCTGATTCCGTCAAAAATGGTCAGTCTGTTGGAATACGACCTGAGTCACTGACTCTCGTGTCTGACGAAAGCGGGCTATGGTTAGGCTCGGATACAAACGAGAGTTTTGCTGGTCTTGGTTATTCTTATTCAATACCGCTGAAGCAGGGGCGTGAATGCCTGGTGACGATGCTTGATCGTATTGATTCAGATAAACGTTATCGCCTCAAATTTTCAGGTATGCTTTGCTGGCAAGATAAATAA
- a CDS encoding chromate resistance protein ChrB domain-containing protein codes for MPILLFASLEAKTYVTLEKVDLDRCASAWLFTRFLDESPKFLFFEQGGEPPEGVSYDFFGAQYFHHGSDCTFTTLIKTFGLSDEKALQKINNDVNDVFAWRWSPGSFPIELREHIARLRELTNNDAEVYEMIFPVFDLLYLKYGGNAERFHAKAEHEMQFLPLDVVTPGLSEITKGNIAALRKGQIELPTLSEYSDSTQLLGIIQQPYSEWSDDDLQIISGQLYNGSTSTTEELLTEVIGDLPEENELAIEALNFRQAILVK; via the coding sequence TTGCCGATTCTATTATTTGCTTCACTTGAAGCTAAGACTTACGTCACTTTGGAGAAAGTAGATCTGGATCGCTGTGCCTCGGCCTGGCTTTTTACGCGTTTTTTAGATGAATCACCGAAGTTTCTCTTTTTTGAGCAAGGCGGCGAGCCACCGGAAGGTGTATCATATGATTTTTTTGGCGCACAATATTTCCATCATGGCTCGGATTGCACATTTACTACTTTGATTAAAACATTTGGCTTGTCTGACGAAAAGGCTCTTCAAAAGATTAACAACGACGTGAACGACGTTTTCGCCTGGCGTTGGTCACCTGGTTCATTTCCAATCGAACTGCGTGAGCATATTGCTCGATTACGAGAGTTAACCAATAATGATGCTGAAGTATATGAAATGATCTTCCCCGTATTTGATCTTCTCTATCTTAAATATGGAGGAAATGCTGAACGCTTTCATGCGAAAGCGGAGCACGAGATGCAATTTCTCCCATTGGATGTAGTTACTCCAGGTCTTAGCGAGATCACTAAAGGAAATATAGCTGCCTTGAGAAAAGGACAAATTGAACTGCCGACTCTATCGGAGTATAGTGATTCAACACAGCTTTTAGGAATTATCCAACAACCTTATTCTGAATGGTCGGATGACGATTTACAGATCATTTCAGGGCAGCTTTATAATGGATCAACCTCGACGACTGAAGAGCTCCTTACAGAAGTCATTGGTGATCTTCCCGAAGAGAATGAGCTCGCTATAGAGGCACTGAACTTTCGTCAGGCCATATTAGTTAAATGA
- a CDS encoding MFS transporter, with the protein MSPDGVIDRSTSIRALARNRPFLVLWSSYSVSLLGNGLTSAALALLAHQLVGGEASMIFGIALTIRIIGRVVASPFSPLLAEKFGSRILLASAALLSAGITLTFIGVNSVWQIYLVVLGLNLVDAVFVPLYKSVIPGLVGTRLYPKAQALGTVSYELSNVAAPALAALAIAWFGFRTNFVLDALTFLLVAIAIGSIRELKQPAIKTKEKERSGAMTGFRMMWKRIPLRLSLIYSWITALAGSYVIVATISYAMGPLNLSAVGYAWIMAAFGLGSTLGALLFGWMNEHTRHTLFRLSPLAMALGLGISGLGESVTMLALAWIISGLGYGMANVGVNQMLAEHATESERPHVFAAQFSFSHAAWGLFYPLAGWTSTTIGFMPGAILFTLVIAGGMLWIYQLRRNSR; encoded by the coding sequence ATGTCTCCAGACGGTGTCATTGATCGTTCGACATCGATCAGAGCCTTGGCACGAAATCGGCCGTTTCTAGTTTTATGGTCGAGTTACTCAGTCAGCCTCTTGGGAAATGGCCTGACTTCGGCGGCCTTGGCCCTGCTGGCTCACCAACTAGTTGGCGGAGAGGCTTCGATGATTTTCGGGATAGCCCTCACCATCAGGATAATCGGCCGCGTCGTCGCTTCACCTTTTTCTCCGTTATTAGCTGAGAAGTTTGGATCGCGTATCTTACTGGCAAGTGCCGCGCTCCTGAGCGCAGGCATCACGCTAACGTTCATTGGGGTCAATTCCGTTTGGCAGATCTATCTTGTTGTTCTGGGGCTCAACCTCGTGGACGCAGTTTTCGTTCCACTCTACAAGAGTGTGATTCCAGGTCTCGTCGGCACCAGGCTCTATCCCAAAGCCCAAGCTCTGGGAACCGTATCCTATGAGCTTTCCAATGTCGCTGCCCCAGCCCTGGCCGCCCTGGCTATTGCATGGTTCGGTTTTCGGACAAACTTTGTTCTCGATGCCCTGACCTTTCTTTTAGTTGCCATCGCGATTGGCTCGATACGCGAGTTAAAGCAACCTGCCATCAAGACAAAAGAAAAGGAAAGATCAGGAGCGATGACAGGGTTCCGTATGATGTGGAAACGTATCCCTTTACGCCTGTCGCTAATATACTCATGGATCACGGCATTGGCCGGGAGCTATGTCATAGTCGCAACAATTTCCTACGCTATGGGCCCACTCAACTTAAGTGCTGTGGGCTATGCATGGATCATGGCGGCCTTTGGTCTTGGCTCCACTTTAGGTGCACTCCTCTTTGGCTGGATGAATGAACACACAAGACACACCCTGTTTCGGCTCAGCCCGCTGGCAATGGCGTTGGGTCTCGGCATAAGCGGACTTGGCGAGTCCGTAACAATGCTGGCCCTTGCCTGGATCATCAGTGGCCTCGGCTATGGAATGGCCAATGTCGGCGTCAATCAAATGCTGGCAGAACATGCGACGGAATCAGAACGCCCCCATGTATTTGCCGCACAGTTTTCTTTCAGCCACGCAGCCTGGGGACTCTTCTACCCCTTAGCCGGTTGGACTTCGACCACTATCGGCTTCATGCCTGGTGCCATACTCTTTACCCTGGTCATCGCAGGCGGAATGCTGTGGATTTACCAATTGCGCCGGAATAGCCGATAA
- the rpiB gene encoding ribose 5-phosphate isomerase B, giving the protein MKISIGADHGGFGLKEAVKQSLLAEGHEVIDHGTNSTESVDYPDYGEAVAWDVVNGVADRGVAICTTGIGISMAVNKVRGARGAVCHNEDAAEFCRRHNKANVICFGQKYDTPYMAAKMTKIFLETEFEGGGRHDRRINKIAKIEGTSD; this is encoded by the coding sequence ATGAAAATTTCCATTGGAGCGGACCACGGAGGCTTTGGGCTGAAAGAAGCTGTCAAGCAAAGCCTTCTTGCAGAGGGCCATGAGGTCATTGACCACGGCACGAACAGCACCGAAAGCGTGGACTATCCGGATTACGGAGAGGCTGTGGCCTGGGATGTCGTCAATGGTGTTGCAGATCGTGGTGTCGCCATCTGCACTACCGGCATCGGAATCAGCATGGCGGTCAACAAAGTCCGAGGAGCCAGGGGGGCGGTTTGCCACAATGAAGACGCTGCCGAGTTCTGCCGCCGCCATAACAAAGCCAATGTCATTTGCTTTGGCCAAAAGTATGACACCCCTTACATGGCTGCCAAGATGACGAAAATCTTCCTCGAAACAGAATTTGAAGGCGGAGGGCGCCACGATCGCCGGATCAATAAGATAGCGAAAATCGAAGGAACTTCCGATTGA